The Horticoccus luteus DNA window CACGTAGTCGGAGGGGAAGTTTTCTGCGCCCGCGAGACGAAAGATCGTGTTCTTAATGTTCGCGTTCGAGAGCACCGCCTTCGCGCGGATGATCCGCCCACCTTTGGCGACGATGCCGGCGACGACTTTGTGGCCGTTGCGCTCCTCCACGAGGATGCGTTCAACGAGCACATGCTTGCGGCATTCAACGCCGTTCCTTTTCAGCTCTGCGATCATCTTCGCGATGAGGAGATCTGATCCGCCCCGAAAGGTGTAGACCCCGGAGCCCATGAAATTCGAAAACACGATGCCGAACGTGATCGCTGGGTCCTCGAGCGTAGAGCCGTTGGCGTAAGCGATTGGCTCCATCAGCAAACGGTGCACATCCTTTCGTCCCGGGAAAAAGCGTTCCAGCATCTCGCCCGTCGTTTCGGGATTGTTGTCGTAGAAATTCATCGACCGCAGGTGGTCGTAGAACTTCTCGACCACGGTGCGTTCGAGGCGGAATTGCTCGAGGAGCACGCGGGTGTAGTCCTCACGGGTGAACGTCGTCCAGACGTCCATCTGCGGATTCACAAATCGGATGTCTTTCAGTTGCACGATCGAGTCGGCGATCTCCTTCGTCCAATACTTGCGGCACGATTTGATCATGCCCACCGGGAAGCCATGCAGCGAAATATCGAAAATATGCCCGCCCTTGCGCGTGAACCAAGTGGCCAACCCGCCGTATTGGTAATGGTGCTCCAAGAGGAGCACACGGTGGCCGGCTTTCCCCAGATAATTGGACCCCGTCAATCCGCCCAAGCCACTGCCGATGACGATTACGTCATACTCGTCAGCAACACCTTTGAGCCAGTCATACGCCATGGAAACGGAGCAGTGAAAACCCCTCGCGTCTGAGCGCAAGGGGTTTTGCGTCCATCATTTGGCGCGGGCCGCTAACGGTCTTTATCCGTTCGATTGTCGCGACGTGCGTCCGCCCTCTCCCCTCGATCCGGCGGAGGCGCGCTCCGCGGCGGCGGCGCGGTCACCGGCCGCATCGCCGGCGGCGGCGCCACCGGAGCAGGACGCGGTTGCGGCACAAAAGCCGGGCGCGGCGTCGGCGTTAGCTCCGGGGCAGCGGGCGCGCGGACGGTGGCGCTGGGACCGGGCGCGCTCACCACGGGCCGCGTGGTGTTGAAATGAAGATTGCCGCGGTTGCTATCGGGCCGCGGAGAAACATCGGGCCGCGACGGGCGCACCGGGCCGCCAACGGACGGCGGTCGCGCGATCGTGGGCGCAGGAGGCATTTTCGAATCCGCGTTGCCGCTGCTGTGCGGCTGATCGCCGCCTCGTGACCACCGTCGCACGGAAGATGCGCCGTTTGGATTCGGTTGAGCCGTGGCAGGAGCAAGGCGGGCATTACCCCAACTCGCCGCCGGCCGGGCGGGATGCGCCTCGTGCTCGACCGGGCCAGGCGGCAGCGCCCGCGGTCCGACCACACGATCGCCATAACGAAAACCGGGGCGCGGCCGCACGCGGTTGGCCGGTGGACGCCAACGTTGCGGTGTGCCGTGGGGCGGCCCGACGATCACCGGACCGGCGTGATGCCGCACGTGATAATCGTGTCGGCGCCAGTCCACGCCGCGCCAGAGCACCCGGCGATGCCAGTCCAAATCGAAATCCAGCCACGACCCGACCGAATAACCGATGCCAAACGTTAAAAACGGCCCGGCGTAGCCAAACGGCGGCGGTCCGTAAACGAGATCATAATTGTAACGCGGCACATAAATCACGTCGGGCGTGGCCGGTTCGATGTAGATGATCTGATCACGCACGACCACTTCCTGTTGCGGAGTATCCTTCAACGCACCAGTGGCGCGCGCTTGAGTGCGCATACGCTGCACGGCGTTCATCACGTCGGTGGACTGCGCGGCGAACGCGAGGCCGAGCTCACGCGTCCATTCGAGGTTTTCATCCATCCATTTGACGACCTCGGGATAGTGCACCAGCGCCTTCACGCTTTCATCCCATGGCTGATCTTCGATCGCCGCCGAGCCATCACTGTTCGCCAGAAACCGCGCTGCGAGCGTGACATCGGTCGGCACCGTGGAGGCCGGCAGGATCAATGCGACCAAGACATCGGGATAGAGCGCGATGGGGGCCACGAGCTTGTCCAATTCCTCGGGCGTTCGCGGGGATTCATCGCTGACGTCCTGCGCATTCACAAATCCGAGAGAAAACGCCGCACAAACGGCGAAGAGAAACCGAGTTAGCGCAAAGCGAGAACGGCGGACGCGGGTCGGAGCGAGGGGCATGCTTAGGGGCGACACGACTTTCGGGGGTTTGTGCGCAAAATATGTCATACCCGATGAGACGCGACTCATTCCCGCCGATTACGGTATTCCCCGCCCTTACCCCGCGCGCGGCTGCAGAATGTGGTAATTCGCCATCGAGATCCCACTCAGCATCGCGCCGACGATGCCCAAAAACCCTTGGTCCGTGCCGCAGAGATAAACATTGGCCAACGGCGTGTTCCCGTCGCGTTTTTTATCCGGCGAACCGTAGATGGCTCCGCCGAAGTGCCCGGTGAACGTCGTGATCGTGCGCGGCGTAAACATGTCCGTCGCCACGGTGGCTTTGGCGAGAACGTCATCTTCCACCGCCGGCAGAAATCGGCGGGCGCTTTGCTGCACCTCGGAAAACCAACGCGTTTTCTGCTCTCGATAGACATTCTCCGGCAGCGTGGCCCAGCGGTCGTAGTTGGCCAGGCAGGTGCAGCGCAGCAGGCCTTCGGGCAGATGCTGCCCTGCTTCAAATACGAAATTATTCGGCAGACAAATCACGCCGCTGCGCACGTCGACCGCCTCGTCAGGGCGGACGTAGTTGAATTCCGGCGAGTCGTTGAAAAACACAATCGTGTCCTCGCCCCACCCGAGCGCCGCAGGCTCTTGATTCAGCACGGTAATCGTCTCGACGAACGACAGCCGGCCCACCGCAGGTAGCTGGCGGCCTCTGATTTCGGTCTCCGGTGGCTGAAACAACGCCAGCGTTTCTGGGCCGCCGATCGAGGATAACACATGGTCGGCGGTGACCTCCGCACCGTCATCGAGCACGAGCGTTGTCGCGCGTCCATCTTGGGCGATGATCCGGCTCACGCCGCATTTCATACGCCGTTCGCCGCCCGCCGCCCGAAATTTGTCCAGCAACACGCGCAACACAACGCGCACACCCTCGAGCGGGCGGGCAAACCCTTCGAGAAAGAGCGCCTTGAACATGATCGCGAACTGCCCGAACTCCATGTCGCGCTCCTGTGCGCTGCCATAATACATGAGCGGGCAAAACAACATCTCCTCGAGGAGCGGGTCCGTTACAAAGTCGCGGACGACCGCGCGGGCGCTGCGCGGCTGCGCATTGAGCGACACATCGTCGTAACTGCGAAGATAGGCGACCAGGCGAGCGAAACCATCCCGCTGCGCCGGGAATCGCGCCGCCACCTCGCTTTCGAAGAGCGCAAAGTCATTCGTAAACCGTAGCTTCACCTCGCCGCGCGGCCCAAAAGCGATTCGCGAACCGCGTTGCGGACAAAGGGCCAACTCATCGCGATCAATGCGCAACTGCCGCAGAATTTTCCCCAGCGGCGTTCCCTTCACACCGGGCGGCACGTAGTTCGTCATCGCGTGCAGGCCGACATCGAATTTTCGCCCCGCGATACTGTAGAAACTGTTCAGCCCGCCGACGGCGTTGTGCCGCTCGAAGATACAGACGCGCCGGCCAAAATGCGCGAGTCGGATGCCCGCCGCCAAGCCCGACATGCCGGCTCCGATGATCGCCACGTCGTAATGGGAGCTCGTGTTCATGCGGCGATGGCGGCCAATAAAAAAGGCCGGGCGCAGCCCGGCCTCGGTGCGCGGATTTCGGTGCGGTTCAGCCCTGCTTCTGGGCGTTGAACTTCGGCGTAAGATACGCCGCGGAACTGTCGAGTGAGGCCAGTTGCTGGTAATCCGCCTCCGGCACCTCGATGCCGTGGCGTTTGCGCAGCTCCATCACGATGTCGAGAAAGTCCATGCTATCGAGCTGGAGTTGGTCGCGCAGGCGCACGTCCGGTTTCACATTCGAAAGGTCTTCATCGGGCGCGATGTCCGCGATGATATCGAGCACGACCTGCTTGCATTCGTCGGTGGTCATAGGAATTAGGCGAAGAATCAGTCAGGGGACAAAACGTTTCACAATCAACGTGGAATTGATGCCGAGCATCCCGAATGAATTGTTCAGGATCACGTCGACCTGCCCCACCCGCTGCGGTTCGTTCAACACCAGGTTGGGCAACGCACATTGCGGGTCGAGGGCATCGACGTTGATCGTGGGATGCACCACCAAGTCATCGAACGACGGCAGATTGCCCGCGAGTTCCAGTGCGCCCGCCGCCCCCATGCAGTGGCCGATAAAACTCTTGGTGTTGTTGATGTAAGTATCAGGACAACCTTCGCCAAACACGGCGCGAATCGCCTCGCACTCCTGAATGTCGCCCAGCGGCGTCGCCGTGGCGTGCGTGTTGACGATATGGACATCGCGTGGCCGGAGGCCGGCATGGGCGATCGACTTGCGCACGCATTCAGCCTGCCGCACCGGATTGGGCAGCACGTAATCGCTGGCGTCTGAGTTCACCGCATAGCCCGCAATCTCCGCGTAAATCTTCGCTCCCCGGGCCAAGGCGTCGTCAAGCCGCTCCAGCGTATAAAGCCCCCCGCCTTCGGATACGACGATGCCGTTGCGCGCCAGATCAAACGGCCGTGAAGCCTTCGCGGGATCGTCGTTGGTGGCGAGCGCGCCCTGCGACTTGAAGCCGGCGAAAATCCCAAACGTGTGAATGCTTTCGCTCACGCCACCGCAAATCGCGAAATCCACCTCACCGAGGCGCAACATTTGCGTGGCGTGGATCAGGCCCATGTTCCCCGCCGCGCAGGCCGCGCCGATCGTGTAAGCCGGACCCGTCACGCCAAGATTGAGCGACGTCTCTCCCGCCGGGTTGTTGGCGACGGTGCGCGGGTTGTGATAATGGGACCAGAACTTGGTGTCGTAGTTGAACTTCGAGATGTTAAAAATCTCATTCTCCGTCTCGACGTTGCCGTGTTCGGTGCAGCCGATGTAAATGCCCACGCGATCCTTCGGAAGCCCCGCGAAGTTGACCTGACTGTCGGCCAGCGCCTCGCGCGCGCAGTAAATCGAAATCGAGCCCGCGCGCGTGCCTACGCGAACTTCCTTTTTCGTCTGATACTTCAGCGGGTCGTAATGGCAGACGCCGGCCAGAAGTGAGCCCATGTAACGCACATCGAGACGTTCGATGCCGGAAACGCCCGTCAGCAAATTACGACGAAACTCGGCCAAGGTGTTGCCGTTGGGAGCCGTGAGACCGACCCCGGTGATGACGATGCGCGGGAGCTGCATGAAAAGAGAGGCCGAAATCGCTAGCCAACCCCGCCGTGAAAGCAATACAAGCCTCGCCGTCTTTTGCCTAAGCTTATGAACGTTCTGGTCATCGGAGGTGCCGGTTACATTGGAAGTCATTGCGTGCGACAGCTTGTCGCCGCCGGACACCGCCCCGTCGTGCTCGATAATCTCGTCTACGGTCATCGCGCCGCCGTGCCTGCCGGTGTGCCGCTTCACCAAGTCGACCTTGGCGACGAGTCCGCGGTCGGCCGCATCCTGGTCGACGAAAAGATCGAGCTGGTGATGCACTTCGCCGCTTATTGCTACGTCGGCGAATCTGTCACGGATCCGCTGAAATATTATTTCAACAACGTGGTGGCGCCCGTCCATCTGCTGAATGCGATGCTCACCGCGGGCGTGAAGAAATTCGTTTTCTCCTCCACGTGCGCCACCTACGGCGTGCCTGCGTCCCTGCCGATCGTCGAGACGCTGCTCCAAGCCCCGATCAATCCCTACGGGCAGACGAAGCTCGACGTCGAAAACCTCCTCAAGAGCCTCGCCCAAGCGCACGGATTGAGTTTCGCCGCCTTCCGCTACTTCAACGCCGCCGGTGCCTCGGAAGATGCATCCATCGGTGAAGACCATGACCCGGAAACCCACCTCATCCCTGTCGCCATCGACGTTGCGACGGGCAAGCGCCCTCACCTGCAGCTTTTCGGAACCGATTATCCCACCCCGGACGGCACCTGCCTGCGAGACTACGTGCATGTCGACGATCTGAGTCGCGCGCACATCGCTGCATTCGATCGGCTGGCCACGCCCGGCACGCAGCTTTTCTACAATCTCGGCACCGGCCGCCCGTCATCGAACCGCGAAGTCATACGCGCGGTGGAAAAAGCCACGGGCCGCACGATCACGGTGATCGAGAGCCCGCGTCGCGCGGGCGATCCGCCGGCGTTGTTCGCCGATTCCAGCAAAGCCCAACGCGAACTCGGTTGGACGATCAAGTTTCCCGATATCGACTCCATCGTCGCCACTGCGTGGAAATGGCACCGCGCGCATCCGCAAGGCTACGCTGATCGCGCGCCGCGCCAGTAAGAACGTCGCTATTGCCCGGCTCCGCCGCGCAGTCGCCTCCACGTGGCCCTGGAAACGCCGAGTTTTCCCGCCGCCGCCTCCTCGTCGCCGTCCTCAGCCTTGAGCGCGTGCTCCACGAGGCGCTTTTCCACGGCCGCCCAGACGCCTGATTCGTCGTTCGCCAGCTCCGTATAAAGCGCGGCGATCGCCCTTGAGATGCTCGACTCTGCATCCGCCGCAGGCTCGGTGGACACGGGTGCTGGCTGGGACGTTGGCTCGGCGCGGTCGCGAACTTCCGCGGGCAGATCCTTCAGCAAAATGGAGTCCCCTTGGGCGATGACGGCGCTGCGGTAGATGACGTTTTCCAACTCTCGCACATTCCCCGGCCAAGGATAGCGCGTGAGCACCGCCAAGGCTTCGGGAGAAACTTTGCCGACCCGTGTCTTCCTGCTTTTGACGAGATTCTGGAGGCAGAAATCGACGATTTGCGGAATGTCTTCCGCTCGATCGCGCAACGCCGGCATGCGGATACGCACGACATTAAGCCGGTAGTACAAATCTTCGCGAAACGTCTTCGCTTTAACCATCGCCTCGAGATCCTTGTTCGTCGCGGCCAAAATCCGGACGTCCACCCGGATGGTCTCGCTTCCGCCGACGCGCTGAATGTCGCCCTGCTGCAGCACGCGCAGGATTTTCGTCTGCGTGGCGAGCGCCATGTCGCCGATCTCATCGAGGAAAATCGTGCCGCCGTCGCATAACTCAAATTTTCCGATGCGTTGCCCGGTTGCGCCGGTGAACGCACCTTTTTCGTGTCCGAACAGCTCGCTTTCGATCAGGTTGTCAGGAATCGCCGCGCAGTTGACCGCGATGAACGGTTTGCTGGCGCGGTGGCTGTGCTTCCAGATCGAGCGGGCGACGAGCTCTTTGCCCGTGCCGCTCTCTCCCGTGATCATCACCGTGACATCGCTCGCCGTCACCTGCCCGATCGTTTTGAAGACCTCCTGCATCGCCGCCGAATTCCCCACGATGCCTTCCTTGAAATCGTCGCTCGAAACGGTCGGCTTGTAATCTCCCACGGCGCGCAAATCGGCATGGGTCTTCAATGCGTTCTCGACCAACGCCAACACCTTGTCGGGCGCAAACGGCTTCATGACGTAATCGAACGCCCCGTATTTCATCGCCTCGATCGCCGTCTGTGCCGTGCCGAATGCCGTCATGAGCACGACGAGCTGCTTCGGGTTGACGGAACGGAGGTGCTGCAAGGTTTCGATGCCGCTCATGCCGCCCATGCGCACGTCGAGAAAAATAAGATCCGGCGGCGGACCCTTCTTTAGGACGGCCACGCCTTGTTCACCGCTGCCCGCTTCGGTCACCAGAAAGTGCCGCGAGGCCAGCACCCGCGTGAGCGAGTAGCGGATCTCCGCGTCGTCGTCGATGATGAGAATGGTGGGCGGCTTGAGCTCGGGCATGCGCAAATGACCGCAGTGTTCGTGCCAGTTGGCGCTGGCGAATTGCAGCCGGCAGCATTTGTTGCGGGCATGCTACGGTGGTCAATGAACTTGTTCCGCGTGCGCGGGATCCAGGTCGCGGTGCACGCCAGCTTTTTTCTTCTCCTTGGCTATATCGCCTGGGAAGGCGAAAAAGCCGCGGGCCTGCCGGGCGCCCTCTGGAGCGCCACCGCCGTTTGCGCATTCTTTGCCTGCGTGGTTTTGCACGAACTCGGGCACAGTTTCACGGCGATGCATTTTGGGATTCGGGTGCCGCGCATCCTCTTGATGCCAATCGGGGGCATGGCGCAATTTGATCGGATTCCGCGCGAGCCCCGTCAGGAGCTCCTCATCACGGTCGCCGGCCCCTTGGTGAATTTCGCGCTGGCTGGGTTGCTCTGGTTGGCGGTCTCGTTTCCCGCCGGCTGGATGCAGGTGGAAATCCCGCGGTCCGTAGGTGATCTCGGGCGTCAGCTCTTCGTCGCCAATCTCGTCATGGGCATCTTCAATTTTCTGCCCGCGTTTCCGATGGATGGCGGTCGCATCTTGCGCGCGTTGCTCGCCTTCCGACTGCCCTATTTACGGGCAACTTGGTGGGCGGCCACGGCGGGCAAAGTTGTCGCAGGATCGTGCATCGTGCTGGTGCTTCTGTGGCCCGCGGACGCGGCATGGGAACAGCGGGGACTGCGCGCCGCCCTTTTTCTTTTCATCTTCATCGCCGGCGAAACCGAATATCGGATGCTCATGCGCCACGAACGGGAAGAGGAACACTGGCGGCGCACCTTGGCGCGTCTCGCCGCGACCCGCACCGATCCGCCCGTGCTCTCGCCGTAGCCGTCCTGTCCACCGGCTCTGAAGCGAGGCGCATCGTTTCAAGCGTTCGCCCGCCGCGCTACTCACACGCGGCACGCGTCACTCGGGGTGCGGATGATCGTTTTATCCGACCAAACCGGCGCGATATGCGCTTCTCGCCGACTGCGCCGGGCTTGTCCCCTACCTTCCCTTCGGAACGCCTCCCGCTGGGCGACGCCACGTAGTTATGAGACGCTCTGTGCGCCCTGCCGCCTCTCAACGACTGCCATCCGTTCTCATGTCCACTGAAGTCCTTCCTCTTGCTCATCTCGCGGTGAAACGCGTCGCCGCGCTCGACGATTTTTCATCGGTCGCGTCCATGTGGCAGACGTTTTGGCGGAAGTGCGGACGGGCGGCCCGGCACCCGACTCCCGCTGAAACCGTGACGTGCTACGGGCGCCTCGCGAATGCCACGCCGCACTTCCTGACGTTGATTTCAGACGAACGATTGATCGGCGTAGTGCCGCTTGTCGCCGCCCGCGTGGACGCGGCGCGTGTGCTCCAGCTCTTGGCCCGAGGGAGCGACGAAACCTTCGACGCCTTGGTCGAACCCGGTTTCGAGCCTGCCGCCGGCACCGCAGTGTTCGAATTTCTCGCCCAACGCGCGGCGGAGTGGGACTGCTGCGAGTTCAGCGGACTCAGGGCTGGCTCGATTCTGTTGAACCCCGAGGTCCCGTTGACGTGGAGCGACCGCATGGAGCCGCACGACCCTTCGCCCGTGGAAGCTCCTCGCTACCGGCGGATATTGCGGCACGCCGCCGCCGCGTGAAGTTGGCCGGCTGCGTGGCCGGACGTGCTCCCGCTCCCGGGCGCGCCCTCGCGCGTGCCGCAGGTGCAGGCGCAGGCGCCAGCCCGGGCGGTCACTTGACCCCTGCCGGTGCGCGGTATTCCATGGCGGAGCATGTCAACTGCCGCCGTCTCAACGCCCGTGCTCTGCTGTGTGCTCGCGTTCAACTCCAACAACGAGATCGCAGTGCGGCGGCTCGGCGCGAAAGCCGGCCTGCCCTTCACCGGCGTCGATCTGGCGATGGCGACAGCGCGGCTTGAGAACGCGTTTGCGGAACACACTCCGCCGCGCGAATTTTACACCGCGGACGGCGGCGGTCGGCGCCACCGCGTGTTTTTCGCCCAAGTCGCCGGCCCTTCCGCGGACGCCGAAATACGTTTCAGTTCATTCGACGCCCTGCTCGCGGAGCCCAGCGCACTCGCGCCATCGCTGGCCGCCGTGCTGGGCGGGCTCGAGCCGCATTTGATCGATGTGCCCTATCTGCACCTCGGCGAAAACGAATTCATCTACAAGTTTCGCCCGGAAAAGGAGCGCAACCCTGCGATTTACGCGCGCGATCCCGAGGCGAGCGCGCTTTATCAATCGAAGCTCTGCGCCGCGATCAAGACGCTCGCCCGCCGCCATGAGCGGACCGCCACGCCCGCGGTGGCGCTCGACTTCGGTCCCGTGAGTTACGTGGTGCCAAGTCATTTCGGATTTTGCCTCGGCGTGAAAAACGCCATCGAACGCGCTTACGAGACCTTGGCCGAAAACCCTGAGCGCCGTGTGTTCATGCTGTCGGAGTTGATCCACAATCCGTTCGTTAACGAGGATCTGTTGCGGCGTGGGCTGCGTTACCTGCAGACCGACAAGGGCACGCCCTATACCACGAGCGGCCGCAAAGCCACGGATGCGCCGGGCGAACCGCTGCTGTGGGATTCTCTCACGCCCCACGATATCGTTATCATCCCGGCGTTTGGTGCCACGGACGAGGACAAGAAACGGCTCGTGCGCAAGGGCATTGCGGTCTGTCACTACGACGCCACCTGCATGCTCGTGGAAAAAGTCTGGAAAGCCGCCCGCGCGTTCGGACGGGAAGGTTTCACGGTGATCATCCACGGCAAGCACGAGCACGAGGAAACGAAAGCCACGTTTTCCAACACCCGCCGCTACGCGCCCGCCGTGATCATCCGCAACCTCGAGGAAGCGCACCTCCTTGGAGAAATCATTGCGCACGGTGGCGAAGAAGGCCAACGCCGCTTCGAAACAACGTTTGCCGGACGATTCACGCCGGGCTTCTCCGTGGAGCGCGACCTGGCCCGCATCGCGGTCGTCAACCAGACCACGCTGCTGATGAACGAGACCATCGGCATCATTGAGCACTTGCGCGAGGTTTACCGGCAGCGCTTCGGGGATGCCTCCCTCGTTGGAGGGAGCAGTCGCGGCGATACGCTTTGCTACGCCACGCAGGTCAACCAGGACGCGCTCAGCCTCGCCCTGCAGGAGCCGCTCGATGCCGCGTTTGTGATCGGCGGACGCAACTCCTCCAATACCTACCAACTCTATCGCCTGTGCGCGGCGCAACTCGGCGCCAAGGCGTATTTCATTCAGTCGGAGGCGAGCATCCTCTCGCGTGAGGAAGTCGAACATTACGTCTTTCCCGCGAAGGGCGAACACGTGGGCGGCCACTTGGAGCGCCGTGCGCTCTGGCCTGACGATCACCAGCCGAAACGCATTCTCGTGACCGGTGGCGCGTCGTGCCCCGACGGCATCATTCAGCAGGTTATCACCCGCATCAACGGCCTGTTTCCCGCCGCCGCGCTGCGGTCCATTGACGACGTGTTGGCCGATCTAAGCCAAGTCGACGTCAACGCCTGACGCGCGCCCGCGCAGCGACGCGCCGGCTTAGAATCGGAACGTCATGCCCGCGCGCACGCCTTGCAGGCTGCTCAGGTCCACGCGCGTGGAATACGTGCCGTCGGCCGAAGTGATCGTTTGCGTGTAGGCGCCCGCGTGCTGGTAAACGCCGCCGATGTAAAGTCCGGCGCGTTCCGTGAAGGTGTATTCCAAGTTACCGTCGACGTAGTAACCGGGCAGAATTTCGCTCACGCCGTCGCTAATGCTCGCCACGATTTCGGACGACGTTTCCGGCTGGAAGATCTGGTCGACCGTGTAAGTCGAGCCCGCGTAAACGAGCACCGCACCCACACTGACGGTCGCCTTCAAGTTCGCCGTGATCGGAAAGGCCACCGACGGACCGGCGCGAAACGAGTAGAACGCACCGTGCAACTTCCACGTGTTCGCGACCGCCGTATTGGAAAAGGTCGGCCCTGTGGTCGTGCGGGCCAGCGGTTGGCTGGAGATCAGCGCGGTATCGAACGAGTTGCCGTTGGCATCGGTGTATGCACCCGGCGCGTTGTACGGCGCATTGGGCGCGG harbors:
- the ispH gene encoding 4-hydroxy-3-methylbut-2-enyl diphosphate reductase, which gives rise to MSTAAVSTPVLCCVLAFNSNNEIAVRRLGAKAGLPFTGVDLAMATARLENAFAEHTPPREFYTADGGGRRHRVFFAQVAGPSADAEIRFSSFDALLAEPSALAPSLAAVLGGLEPHLIDVPYLHLGENEFIYKFRPEKERNPAIYARDPEASALYQSKLCAAIKTLARRHERTATPAVALDFGPVSYVVPSHFGFCLGVKNAIERAYETLAENPERRVFMLSELIHNPFVNEDLLRRGLRYLQTDKGTPYTTSGRKATDAPGEPLLWDSLTPHDIVIIPAFGATDEDKKRLVRKGIAVCHYDATCMLVEKVWKAARAFGREGFTVIIHGKHEHEETKATFSNTRRYAPAVIIRNLEEAHLLGEIIAHGGEEGQRRFETTFAGRFTPGFSVERDLARIAVVNQTTLLMNETIGIIEHLREVYRQRFGDASLVGGSSRGDTLCYATQVNQDALSLALQEPLDAAFVIGGRNSSNTYQLYRLCAAQLGAKAYFIQSEASILSREEVEHYVFPAKGEHVGGHLERRALWPDDHQPKRILVTGGASCPDGIIQQVITRINGLFPAAALRSIDDVLADLSQVDVNA